From the genome of Triticum aestivum cultivar Chinese Spring chromosome 3B, IWGSC CS RefSeq v2.1, whole genome shotgun sequence, one region includes:
- the LOC123070733 gene encoding uncharacterized protein — protein MEGPFPLLVHDLGNRTDDCQTRFSISNQAVSTAAIHELKDYRCFESPQGWVLALEPASLHTFLWRPQDGQRISLPSPKQEFPRRCKCLLSDKPSSTSSCTVLVLDLDQPNLLVCRIGGSQWDSYNYELTMFLADDKPREIHMAKLKGIAAVGGKVYYTFTGHALGVVEFSPELSLTEFEVDMVELPDTMPFTSTYLVESCGDLFMVVVVFLGHNVHKIDKVDVYKMDFSRPEWCKVDRIGDRVFLLGGDSIGASNFGASCSASEHGLSSNCIYFLNNIAAEENYLHIFNLEKGTEEVQRPFRHKNGCLLPLPRPPMWLLPTDD, from the coding sequence ATGGAAGGCCCCTTCCCATTGCTTGTGCATGATCTTGGGAACCGTACAGATGACTGCCAGACGCGGTTCAGCATCTCCAACCAGGCCGTGAGCACCGCAGCCATCCATGAACTCAAGGACTACAGGTGCTTCGAGTCTCCACAGGGCTGGGTGCTCGCGCTGGAACCTGCTTCCCTGCACACGTTCCTGTGGCGCCCTCAGGACGGCCAGAGGATCAGCCTTCCATCCCCAAAACAAGAATTTCCCAGGAGGTGCAAGTGCCTGCTTTCCGACAAGCCTAGCTCGACATCGTCTTGCACTGTTCTGGTCCTCGATCTTGACCAGCCTAATCTGTTGGTGTGCCGAATCGGAGGAAGCCAATGGGACTCTTACAACTATGAGCTCACCATGTTCCTCGCAGATGACAAGCCTCGGGAGATACATATGGCCAAACTTAAAGGCATTGCTGCTGTTGGGGGCAAGGTCTACTACACGTTCACGGGACACGCCCTTGGAGTAGTGGAGTTCAGCCCTGAGCTCAGCCTCACCGAGTTTGAAGTTGATATGGTTGAACTGCCCGACACCATGCCGTTTACTTCAACTTACTTGGTTGAATCATGTGGTGACCTCTTTATGGTGGTCGTTGTCTTTCTTGGACACAACGTGCACAAAATCGACAAGGTCGACGTGTATAAGATGGACTTCTCGAGGCCGGAATGGTGCAAGGTGGACAGGATTGGTGATAGGGTGTTCCTCTTGGGTGGAGACAGCATCGGAGCTTCCAACTTTGGAGCATCATGTTCGGCCAGTGAACATGGTTTGTCTAGCAACTGTATCTACTTTCTGAACAACATCGCTGCCGAGGAGAATTACCTGCACATTTTCAACCTGGAGAAAGGGACTGAAGAAGTGCAACGTCCTTTTAGACACAAAAATGGTTGCCTGCTGCCACTGCCACGTCCACCGATGTGGCTGTTACCCACAGACGACTGA